Genomic DNA from Niabella ginsenosidivorans:
GCTTTATGAGCTATGTGCAGTTGTTCTACCGGCCGCTGCGGGAGCTGGCGGCTTTGTGGGCCAGCTTTCAAACCGCCCTGGCTGCATGGGATCGTATTTCCGTCATCCTTTCCCTGGAATCGGATCTTAAGGTCGTTGATCAGAACCAAACAACAATAACGGCATCCGGTAGCGTTGTGGCTTTTAAAGATGTTTCCTTTCGGTATCCGGATGGTAAAGAAGTATTGCACCACATCAGCTTTGATATGAAGCCCGGCAAAACCTATGCATTGGTAGGCCCCACCGGGGGTGGCAAAAGCACCACGGCTGCGCTCATAGCCCGGCTGTATGATCCAACAGAAGGGGTTGTTTTATTGAATGGCAGGGACATCCGCTCCTACACCAATGAGGAACGGACAAAGGAGATCGGCTTTATTTTGCAGGAGCCATTCTTATTTACAGGCACTTTAAGGGAAAATATTTTATATGGCAACCCGGAACTGGGCCGGATGGATAATGACCAGCTGTTAAAAGCCATTGCCGATGCCGGCTTGGACGATCTGCTTGCGCGGTTTGAGAAGGGCCTGGATACGCCGTTAAATGCATCGGCGGATACGGTAAGCCTGGGGCAGAAACAACTGATCGCCTTTATACGCGCGGTGCTCCGCAACCCAAAGGTGATGATCCTGGATGAGGCAACGGCTAATATTGATACGGTTACAGAAAAGCTGCTGGAAGCTATTTTAAAGCGGCTGCCAAAAGAAACCACGCTGATCATCATCGCTCACCGTTTAAATACCATTGAAAATGCAGACGAGATCTTTTTTGTAAACGCCGGTGAAGTAATACCTGCGGGCACGCTGGATCATGCCATGGACATGCTGCTGAACCAGAAAATGGCAAGCTAGAAGTACGGCCTGTAGGGTACTATACCTAAGGCGACAAATGGGACCGGGTTAACATGCCACTGTCTATTCGGGAATGGCGAAGCTCGGCTTATAGCATCATAGTTGTGCCTGTTTGTCCTCCATGTCGCCTTTGTCACCAAAAAGCGCATTATCTTACGTCAAACCCTTATTTCCCCGTCAGTTAAACGATCTCCTGAACTCCAATGGAGAAAGATTTGTTTTTGATTTAAAGAGCTTGCTGAACGATTGCGGGTGTTCAAACCCCAGTGTATAAGCCACTTCACTTACCGATAAACGGGTGGTGGACAATATCTCCTTTGCTTTTTCAATAAGCCTGCTATGGATATATTGCTGGGCGTTTTGCCCTATGAGGGAGCGCAGCATATCGCTTAAATAATTAGGTGAGAGGTTTAAGCGCGCTGCAAGAAACTGTACAGTGGGCAGCCCGTCATTTAAGGAGGTTTCCTTATTGAAATAATTGTCCAGCAGGTCTTCCAGCTTTTGCAGCAAATCGTTGTTCACAGCCTTACGGGTAATGAACTGGCGTTTATAAAAACGGTTAGCGAAGTTGAGCAAAAGCTCTATCTGTGCAATGATCACATCCTGGCTGAAATCATCGATCCGGCTGTTCAGCTCTTGTTCCATCATTTTAAAGATAGAAATAACCGTTGCTTCTT
This window encodes:
- a CDS encoding helix-turn-helix domain-containing protein, which produces MKKEEVNHHQFDSIPAAHRFFGLPKPGHPLISLISDQAVCGPPGAHVLHFYKISYKSKFSGKLRYGQHYYDFDGGGLLFASPNQVIGGNNDDTINISEERPLYTLLIHPDFLWNYPLAKKIRQYGFFSYSANEALHLSETEEATVISIFKMMEQELNSRIDDFSQDVIIAQIELLLNFANRFYKRQFITRKAVNNDLLQKLEDLLDNYFNKETSLNDGLPTVQFLAARLNLSPNYLSDMLRSLIGQNAQQYIHSRLIEKAKEILSTTRLSVSEVAYTLGFEHPQSFSKLFKSKTNLSPLEFRRSFN